A portion of the Sabethes cyaneus chromosome 3, idSabCyanKW18_F2, whole genome shotgun sequence genome contains these proteins:
- the LOC128742645 gene encoding annulin → MSYLYDYVERFLPTSWRRKRIRRPMVHWSPPEDSPSANVLTVKAVDLCIGENGKLHHTKRFELMNRDSNTGPLARLVIRRGQIFRLRLMCDRPFDRGQDAMSLIFSVDDEERPTHGHGTLVGVALQQYPHMIEDPLEWGAAIDFVSGDVLEILVKSAVTAPVTKWKLDIDTKLLSEGYGKSYSLPQPFYLLFNPWCEDDQVYLEDKALRDECIKNDTTLIWRGSYNRLRPSVWKFGQFEKHILDCSLMVIAKVGKVSATHRGDPIRVSRAISAAVNSPDDDGVLLGNWSGDFSGGTSPTKWVGSVEIMQQYYKKQKPVKFGQCWVFSGVVSTIARAIGIPSRVVTTYSCAHDTQASLTVDYFVDEKGRVMEELNSDSIWNYHVWNEVWMLRPDLGMSSDGDYGGWQAIDATPQETSDGMFRCGPASVLAVKLGEIAKPYDNNFLFAEVNADKVFWRYTGPAHPLKLLRKDVYGIGHFISTKAVGKWEREDITSSYKFAEKSQEERDTMMKALKQANSAFSRYYLNEDFNEIYFNFELHDDIKIGEPFSVILQIKNRSSERTHTVNGSLNVDTVLYTGKDRETVKVEPFSIVIEPNSEDFVRMEVTFDEYYRKLRDQAAFNISCLATVEETEYEFFAQDDFRVRKPDIKIKLSDTPVFQNPVDITISLLNPLPIALRKGIFHVEGSGIAKPFIFKHSEVAVDETISNTFSLTPEFVGRATLAVKFTSKDLDDVDGFLAYEIKPRPEDILMNGTENEIIARTDVID, encoded by the exons ATGAGCTACCTATACGACTATGTGGAACGATTTCTGCCTACATCCTGGAGACGGAAGCGGATACGACGACCGATGGTGCATTGGTCGCCGCCAGAAG ACTCACCTTCAGCGAACGTCCTTACCGTGAAAGCAGTAGATTTATGTATCGGAGAAAATGGAAAACTGCACCACACAAAACGGTTCGAGCTAATGAACCGAGACAGTAACACCGGTCCGCTGGCGCGATTGGTAATACGGAGGGGTCAAATATTTCGCCTGCGGCTGATGTGCGATCGTCCTTTTGATCGGGGCCAGGATGCCATGAGTCTGATTTTTAGCGTAGACGACGAAGAACGGCCAACCCACGGACACGGAACGCTGGTTGGTGTGGCATTGCAGCAGTATCCACACATGATCGAGGATCCGCTGGAATGGGGAGCTGCGATTGACTTTGTGAGCGGTGACGTGCTGGagattttagtcaaatcagccgTTACCGCACCGGTTACCAAATGGAAGCTGGATATTGATACCAAATTGCTGTCCGAAGGTTATGGCAAAAGTTACTCGCTGCCTCAGCCGTTCTATTTGCTGTTCAACCCGTGGTGCGAAGACGATCAGGTGTACTTAGAAG atAAGGCCCTTCGAGATGAATGTATCAAAAATGATACGACACTCATTTGGAGAGGGTCCTACAATCGTTTACGACCGTCGGTTTGGAAGTTTGGCCAATTTGAGAAACACATTCTGGATTGCTCTCTGATGGTGATTGCGAAAGTCGGGAAAGTATCCGCCACCCATCGGGGTGACCCCATTCGTGTCAGTAGGGCTATTTCGGCAGCTGTTAATTCGCCGGATGATGACGGTGTCTTGCTCGGCAATTGGAGTGGCGATTTTTCCGGTGGAACGTCCCCAACGAAGTGGGTTGGATCGGTGGAGATAATGCAGCAGTACTACAAGAAGCAAAAGCCAGTAAAGTTCGGACAATGTTGGGTGTTTTCTGGGGTTGTTTCCACTA TCGCCCGAGCAATTGGAATTCCTTCGCGTGTGGTAACGACTTACTCATGTGCCCACGACACCCAAGCGTCCCTAACGGTGGACTATTTTGTCGACGAAAAAGGGAGAGTTATGGAGGAATTGAATTCGGACTCGATCTGGAATTATCACGTTTGGAACGAAGTTTGGATGCTACGTCCTGATCTGGGAATGAGCTCTGATGGTGACTACGGCGGTTGGCAGGCGATCGATGCAACTCCGCAGGAAACATCCGACGGGATGTTTCGCTGTGGGCCGGCTTCTGTTTTAGCTGTGAAATTGGGAGAAATCGCTAAACCATACGATAATAACTTCCTGTTTGCCGAAGTAAACGCGGACAAAGTATTTTGGCGTTATACTGGTCCGGCTCATCCTTTGAAACTGCTCCGTAAGGATGTGTATGGAATTGGCCATTTTATTAGTACGAAAGCCGTTGGAAAATGGGAACGAGAAGACATCACCAGCAGTTATAAGTTTGCCGAGAAATCTCAGGAAGAAAGAGATACCATGATGAAAGCACTGAAGCAAGCTAATAGTGCTTTTAGCAGATATTATCTGAACGAAGATTTTAATGAGATTTATTTCAACTTTGAGCTTCATGACGACATCAAAATTGGCGAGCCGTTTTCAGTG ATTCTACAAATCAAAAATCGTTCATCAGAACGAACACATACGGTAAATGGCTCTCTGAATGTTGACACCGTGCTCTACACAGGAAAAGACCGTGAAACGGTCAAAGTGGAACCATTTAGTATCGTTATTGAGCCAAATTCGGAAGACTTTGTTAGGATGGAAGTCACATTTGATGAGTACTACAGAAAGCTTCGTGACCAGGCGGCGTTTAACATTTCCTGTTTGGCAACTGTCGAGGAAACTGAGTATGAATTTTTCGCACAGGATGATTTTCGAGTTCGAAAGCCCGATATCAAGATAAAATTGTCCGATACTCCGGTCTTCCAAAACCCGGTAGATATAACGATTTCGCTACTAAATCCACTTCCGATAGCGCTTCGGAAAGGAATCTTCCACGTCGAAGGGTCCGGTATTGCGAAACCATTTATTTTTAAG CATTCGGAGGTGGCCGTTGATGAGACTATTAGCAACACGTTTAGCTTAACACCGGAGTTTGTAGGACGTGCTACGTTAGCTGTTAAATTCACTTCTAAAGACCTGGATGATGTCGATGGTTTTCTTGCCTATGAAATCAAACCACGGCCAGAAGATATACTGATGAATGGCactgaaaatgaaataattGCCCGAACGGATGTGATTGACTAA
- the LOC128742277 gene encoding annulin-like, with translation MNSGFYANLPPLLIWQPTDHENEREEDAVLGIVHVDPCIEENGVAHHTERFELMNRHRIDGSPSLLVVRRGQPFRLKLYCNRPYDEDHDAVSIMLSVQPMNGEKVSHGNGTVVYLPLMKADDNVSEDEFGWKACLDAVEDNMLLVSIQTSVNASVSRWEIAIDTKFADAEQTKNFTVPDPVYLLFNPWCEKDAVYMEDEQMRDEYVLSDTTLIWRGCDRSFHPTIWKLGQFERDVLDCGLLLLSSVGRVSATYRGNPVRIARALSAAVNSNDDNGALMGNWNTHFPDGTAPTAWVGSVDILQQYYHTKRSVRYGQCWVFSGVLTTIARALGIPCRVVSNFNSAHDSEASLTIDYYFGENNVHLREFSSDSTWNFHVWNELWMQRADLGAGSDELYDGWQAVDATPQEMSDGMYKLGPAPVKAVRRGEVNVLYDCDFVFAEVNADEIYWRYKGPDKAMKLVRKDPLRIGQFISTKAVGSWEREDITNVYKFEERSCDERITMMKALKQTGSQLARLYMNEEFHDIDFKVDIRNDVKIGEPFTIVLTVKNNSEERIYPVEGVVHVDTVLYTGRLRKPLKAIPFNIDVEPSSSSSLELIVDFDEYYNNILDQAYFKIVCSASVKGTNYEYFAQEDYRVRKPDIKITLDNEPTNGAPLYITATLQNPMPIPLTNGAFRFECSGVWQSVVIPSDYIEAGEMSTVRFRMMPQFEGRAQIAAKFNAAELNDVDGFLAFEVKENAEQNAGRCLKDALVFT, from the exons ATGAACAGTGGATTTTATGCAAATTTGCCTCCTCTCTTGATATGGCAGCCAACCGATC ATGAAAACGAACGAGAGGAAGATGCTGTGCTCGGAATTGTGCACGTGGATCCTTGTATTGAGGAAAACGGAGTGGCACATCATACCGAGCGGTTTGAATTGATGAATCGACACCGAATTGATGGAAGTCCTTCGCTGTTGGTCGTGAGACGTGGTCAACCTTTTAGATTGAAACTCTACTGTAACAGACCATACGACGAGGATCATGACGCTGTTTCCATCATGTTGTCCGTTCAACCCATGAATGGTGAGAAAGTAAGTCATGGAAATGGAACCGTTGTTTACTTACCGTTGATGAAAGCGGATGATAACGTGAGTGAAGATGAATTCGGTTGGAAAGCATGTTTGGATGCAGTGGAGGACAACATGCTTTTGGTTAGTATTCAAACTTCAGTGAATGCGTCCGTGTCAAGATGGGAAATTGCAATAGACACAAAGTTTGCCGATGCGGAACAAACTAAAAATTTTACTGTTCCTGACCCGGTTTATTTACTGTTCAATCCATGGTGCGAAAAGGATGCTGTTTACATGGAAG ATGAGCAAATGCGGGATGAGTACGTTCTTAGTGACACGACGCTTATATGGCGTGGATGCGACCGCAGTTTTCATCCGACTATCTGGAAATTGGGGCAGTTCGAACGCGATGTATTGGATTGTGGACTTTTGCTGTTATCTAGCGTGGGCCGAGTGAGTGCAACATATCGCGGAAATCCAGTTCGAATCGCTCGAGCTCTGTCCGCTGCAGTCAACAGCAATGACGACAATGGAGCATTGATGGGCAATTGGAATACACATTTTCCGGATGGTACTGCTCCTACTGCTTGGGTCGGATCTGTGGATATTCTCCAACAGTACTACCATACAAAACGGTCCGTTAGGTATGGACAGTGTTGGGTGTTTTCTGGAGTTTTAACAACAA TTGCACGTGCTCTAGGGATCCCATGCCGGGTTGTGTCCAATTTTAATTCAGCTCACGATTCGGAAGCATCACTTACAATTGATTATTATTTTGGTGAAAATAATGTACATTTGAGAGAGTTTAGCTCGGATTCTACGTGGAATTTCCACGTGTGGAACGAATTGTGGATGCAGAGAGCGGATCTTGGAGCAGGGTCCGATGAATTGTATGACGGGTGGCAGGCCGTTGATGCCACTCCTCAAGAGATGTCGGATGGAATGTATAAACTGGGACCCGCACCGGTTAAAGCAGTTAGACGAGGCGAGGTTAATGTGCTGTATGATTGTGATTTTGTCTTTGCGGAGGTGAATGCCGATGAAATATATTGGCGCTACAAGGGACCCGATAAGGCTATGAAGTTAGTGCGCAAAGATCCGTTAAGGATTGGTCAATTCATTAGTACGAAAGCGGTTGGATCATGGGAGCGGGAAGATATAACAAATGTGTATAAATTTGAAGAGCGGTCATGTGACGAAAGAATTACAATGATGAAGGCATTGAAACAGACAGGCAGCCAGCTCGCAAGATTGTATATGAATGAGGAGTTCCATGATATTGACTTTAAAGTAGATATACGGAATGATGTTAAAATTGGCGAACCATTTACGATTGTTTTGACTGTTAAAAATAATTCTGAGGAGCGAATCTATCCAGTGGAAGGAGTTGTTCATGTAGATACAGTTCTGTACACAGGAAGATTAAGGAAACCTTTGAAGGCAATTCCTTTCAACATCGATGTGGAACCATCTTCTTCGAGCTCACTTGAATTAATTGTCGATTTTGATGAATACTATAACAATATCCTAGATCAGGCATACTTCAAGATTGTTTGTTCTGCGAGTGTAAAGGGTACTAACTACGAGTATTTTGCTCAAGAGGATTATCGCGTTAGAAAACCGGACATCAAAATAACACTGGACAATGAACCGACGAACGGAGCGCCGCTTTATATCACGGCTACTCTTCAGAACCCTATGCCGATTCCACTAACGAACGGAGCCTTCCGGTTCGAATGCTCCGGAGTTTGGCAATCGGTGGTAATTCCTAGCGATTACATTGAAGCGGGTGAAATGTCAACCGTTAGGTTCCGCATGATGCCTCAATTCGAAGGAAGGGCACAGATTGCGGCCAAGTTCAATGCTGCCGAATTGAATGATGTCGACGGTTTCCTGGCGTTTGAAGTTAAAGAAAATGCGGAACAGAACGCTGGTCGCTGCCTGAAGGATGCACTTGTGTTTACGTAG